The Aminipila terrae nucleotide sequence AAATCACCTGCTATTATCCGCAAATATAAATCCTCGCTAACTTTAAAATCTTTACTTGTAAATTCTGATTATTATCTACATTTTATTATTTTACCATTAAAAAAGGAAAATATCTACTGTATATTCAGTAGATATTCTCCCTTTTCTAACAAAATGTTATTGACTCTGTTTTGTTATCGGTTATTTTCCTGATAACTGCTGTTCAGCCATGTCAACCAGCTTCTTTGTCATATATCCGCCTACATAGCCGTTCTGTCTTGCAGTAAGGTTACCCTTATCCATGCTGTCATAGTTAGCCATTCCCAGTTCAGAAGCAACTTCTGTCTTCATGTTCTTTAAAGCTGGCTTATAACTCTTATTCATCTTGTCCTGTAATGTCATTTTTTTTACCTCCATCTCGGCTTTTTGTGAAATTATTTCACTCTGCCGTTTGAAAATTTTGCAGCTAAATGGTCCTGTTTGAAAAACTTTTTCAAATATCCATCTGCTGTTTACGTTATTAATTTAACCCGAGGAGGTTTATATATTCGATGTAATAATTTCATTTCATGGTTGCATTTGGATTAAATACTTAATACTGCATTTTCCCCAAACAACTTTACGGTTCTCTCTCTTATTTCAGCCATTTCATGTGATAAAAGCTTTGGATCTTTTTCTAAAATAGCTTTTGCTTCTTCTCTTGCTATATTCAGAATATTAATATGTCTTATTAAATCAGCAATCTTTAAGTCAGGAAGTCCATGCTGCCGTATACCGAAGAATTCCCCAGGTCCACGAAGTTCCAGATCTTTTTCTGCAATAGCAAAACCATCTGAGGTAGCTGTCATAATTTTTATTCTCTCTTTTGATACCGGGGATTCGCCTGCTGTTAATAAAAAACAATAAGACTGATGTTTCCCCCGACCCACTCTTCCTCTAAGCTGGTGCAACTGTGCAAGACCAAATCTTTCTGCATTTTCTATGAGCATAATTGAAGCATTAGGCACATTAATCCCCACTTCTATAACAACTGTTGAAACAAGAATTTTAATAATTCCCTCATAAAATTTTTCCATAACATCATCTTTTTCCGTCTGCTTCATAGCCCCATGCAGCAGTGCTATTTTTACATCACAAAAATCTTTTTGGAGTTGTTCATAAAGTTCTTCTGCCGAAAGGACATTTTCTAAAGCTTCAGACTCCTCAATAAGCGGAGCTACCACATATGCCTGCCGACCTTCCTGAATCTGCTGTCTGACAAAAGAATAAGCACTCTCCTTCTTTTTCTGAGTAAATGCTTTTGTAATAATCTGCTGTCTGCCTGGAGGAAGCTCATCTATAACTGATATATCCAAATCCCCATAAATAATCACAGCCAGTGTTCTTGGTATAGGTGTAGCTGTCATAACTAATACATCAGGATTCTGGCCTTTTTCAGCCAGCAGATTCCGCTGGTTAACGCCAAACCGGTGTTGCTCATCTGTTATTACAATTCCTAAATTTTTAAATAAAACAGTAGGTTGAATGATGGCATGTGTACCTACTAAAATATGAATTTTCCCTTGTGCCAACCGTTCCAGTGTATTATTTTTATTTTTAGCAGACATGCTTCCGGATAAAAATCCTATTTCTATGCCAAGCCCTTCAAATTCTCTTCTAAGGCCCTCAAAATGTTGTCTGGCTAATAACTCTGTAGGAGCCATTAAAACTCCCTGAAATCCATTTTTTACTGCCTTATAAAGCGCAGCTTCTGCAATAACAGTCTTTCCAGAACCAACATCTCCCTGTACCAGACGATTCATCACTTTATCCGACTCCATATCATCATTTATTTCGTCAATCACTTTTTTTTGTGCATTCGTCAGGGGATAGGGTAAATTTTTAATAAAATCCTGTATATTTATATTTTTATTAAATGAAATACCTTTTTCCTCAGAGGTTATCCTGTTTTTAACCGATAACAGTCCAATTTGCAAAAAAAGCAGTTCATCAAATACTAATCTGTATTTTGCTATTTTCAGATGACTTTTATCCTTTGGAAAATGAATATTATCTAATGCATATTTTAAATCACATAACTTATTTTTTTCTATTATATCTTCTGTTAAAGGTTCCTGCGCCTGAGGAAGTAAATGATTTGCTATGTTTTGCCATTTATACATATCTTGCTGGGAAATTCCAGTGGTCAGCGGATATATGGGAATAATCCCGTGCATATAATTTTCTTCAGTCTTTAAGAATTCCGGATGAAGCATTTTAAACTTTCCAAATTCATTGGATACTTTCCCATAAAATGTAAATTCATCTTCTGGCTCAAATTTACTTATCAGGAATTTAGCATTAAAAAATACAACCTCCATACTTCCACTGTCATCAGAAACTAATAACTTTAATGTCTGTTTTTTCCCATATCCACCTTTTATTTTTAATTTTACTTTTCCCTGAACTAAAGCAAGAGAGCTGTTTTCCAGCTCTCCAATTTTCGTAACCTGCCTTCTATCCTGATAACCTCTGGGATAAAAATATAAAAAATCTTCAATTTTATTAATACCAATTTTATATAATGCCTCAGCCTTTTTAGGACCTATACCTTTAATCGTGGTGACTCTGTCATTAAGATTCATTTTTCATTATCTCTCCTGACTTCAATATTTCTTCTGGCAATATTTTTTGAAATCATTCCAGTCACAACAATGGCTACACTATTAGGTTCTATAGATGTATACTGGTAAACTTTATCATGTATATCATTAATCAGTGTATTGGTAACCATACCGATACTTGTACCAAATTTAACTACGATGTAAAGTTTGATATCTAACCCTTTTTCTCCCATAGTAATATCCATATTGTTTATATCGTCAGTTACGCCAATTTTAGCCGCAAAAGCAGTTGCTTTATTTTTATAATTGGAAATCAGCACTTTACCCTTAAACTGAGCAGCCGTTTCCGTTACAATCTTAGCAATAACAGCTTTTCCTATGATAATGCTGCCATTTTCAGTTTCCTCTTTATATAGCAACCTTCATTCCTCCTGTTGGTTATTAAACACATAAAAAATTTACTGTTATTTTATCACATTCCTGAATCAATTAAAACAAATAACCATTATATTTTGTTGACACCCTTTTCTTTATATACGCATATACTATATCGGGGTAGAATAATGGGGAACAAGCAATACGGCTGCAATAAGCCCGCAAAGTATAGTAAATGCTGCAAAAAGAGCGACTCCAAAAATTTAGCCTTTATTATGATTGTTTTTGGCCTTGTATCAGTCTGTGCTTTTTTTCTTCCAATAAAAGCCTGGATACTGCTTCTTGGTGGCCTTTTGATATATTGCGGATGCAGACTAAAATAATAAGTAAAAACATAAAAAAAGACCTGCTAAAAGCAGGTCTGATTTACATTGCATGATTAGATGGCACGGTTTATTTTGTTTGATCTGATGCATCTTGTGCATACGTTAGCTCTTCTAACAGTTCCGTTATCATTGATTCTTACTGTCTGAATATTAGCATTCCACTTTCTTCTTGTATGTCTGTTTGAATGGGATACATTATTTCCAGAAACCTGACCCTTACCACAAACTTCACACTTTCTTGACATCTTGCCGCACCTCCTTTAAATATCTTAAGCAATTAAGCATTTTTTCGATTATTCCGAGTGAACTCGAACAAACGCTATTATAGCATATGTCATCTGTCTTGTACAATACTTTTTTACAAATTTCGTAAATTATTTTATTCCGCTAATACAATTTGCCCTGCTTTTCTGGTTAAATTCATATCGATGTATCTTTGATTTTTACTTCCTCTGAACTTTAATGCCAGATCCTTTTGTTTAAGCTCAAATCTGCCATCAACCAGGTAATCTGTAAGTAACAGCAGTTCCTTTATGTACTGGTTTTTTTCTGTCATTAACTGCAGCTCTTCTATAGAATAGCCTGTAAATATTACAATGTCCAGGCCTCTTTTTTTGATTTCATGGGCTAAGGTCAGAAATGCCTCTGGCTGGCACATAGGTTCCCCACCGCTAAAAGTGACACCAGACAGTAATGGATTTTTATCTATTTCCGTCAGAATTTTTTCTATAGAACAATCGTAGCCCCCTTTAAAATCATGGGTCTCCGGATTGTGACAACCTTCACAGTTATGAGGGCACCCTTGACAGAATACAGTAAATCTGATACCTGGACCATCAACGATAGATTCCCTGATAACCCGGCAATCCGGATACTAGATTGCTTCCATTTTTCCTTTTGTGACATCATGTTTCACTCTTTCTTTTTCTTCTGCCCTTTTTGCATTGTTAAACCGGTCTACCGTTCCTACCAGATACCCTGTAATTCTTCTTATTCTTTCAAATCCAGCATCTGTATCTTCTTCTTTCCTGTGACATAACGGACATTCATTATCAATAATTCCAGTATATCCACAAATAGGGTCCCTGTCTACAGGATGATTAATAGAACCGTATCCAATACCGCTTTCTTTCATGCATCTTACGATTTTTTCAAAAGCGTCTAAATTTTTACATGGATCGCCATCTAATTCCACATAGGAAATATGTCCCCCATTTGTAAGTGCATGATAAGGTGCTTCCAGTTTAATCTTATCAAATGCAGAAATATGATAGTATACTGGAATATGGAATGAGTTTGTATAATACTCTCTGTCTGTTACACCTTCGATAATACCATATCTTTCTTTATCCATTCTCACAAACCGCCCGGACAGGCCTTCTGCAGGAGTTGCAATCAATGAATAGTTAAATCCGGTTTTCTTTGTTTCCTCATCCATTCGTTTTCTCATATATCCGATGATATTAAGTCCCAGATTCTGAGCTTCTGCTGTTTCACCATGATGACTTCCAATTAAGGCCTTCAGACATTCTGCCAGACCTATAAACCCAACGGTTAAGGTGCCGTGCTTCAGAACTTCCCCAACACTGTCATTAGGCTTTAATTTTTCTGAATCCAGCCATATTCCCTGACCCATAAGGAATGGATAATTCTTAACTTTTTTGGAAGCCTGAATACAGTATCTTTCCATCAGCTGATCAATAACAATCTGCAGTTTTCTCTCCAGATCCTCAAAGAAAATGTCCACATTACCATTAGCCTTTATAGCCATTCTAGGCAAATTAATGGAAGTAAAACTTAAATTTCCTCTGCCACCTACAACTTCTCTTGTTGGGTCGTATTCATTTCCAACTACTCTGGTACGACAACCCATGTAAGCCACCTCTGTATTTGGATCCCCAGGCTTAAAGTACTGCAGGTTGAACGGTGCATCTATGAAGGAAAAATTAGGGAACAACCTTTTAGCTGAAACCCTGCAGGCCAGCTTGAACAAATCATAATTCGGTTCTCCTGGATTGTAATTTACACCTTCTTTTACCTTAAAGATATGAATAGGGAAAATTGCAGTTTCACCATTTCCCAGTCCAGCTTCCGTTGCGAGTAAAATGTTTTCAATAACCAGACGTCCTTCAGGTGTGATATCGGTTCCGTAGTTTATTGAACTAAAAGGTATCTGTGCCCCAGCACGGGAATGCATGGTGTTTAAATTATGTACAAAGGCCTCCATTGCCTGATAAGTGGCTCTCTTTATTTCCTGATCTGCATATTTTTTAGCTCTTTCCTGAAGTTTCGCAACATCGTCAGCATTGACTTTTTCTGCCAGAAGTACAGCTTCCTCCTCTTTATATTTGTCATCCTCTGCCATACTTGGAGAAACATTAAACTTTTCTTCAATTTCCCTGCCAATATTTTTTGCAGTTTCAATGCCATTGTCAATATCATAGAGGATGTTTATGAGCTTGCCCATATTATTCCAATAGAGTTTTTTATATGTTTTTTTAACACCATCCGCCATACCATAATCAAAATTGGGAATACTCTGTCCTCCATGCTGATCATTCTGGTTTGACTGAATGGCAATACATGCTAACGCAGCATAACTCTGGATGTCATTGGGCTCTCTCAGGAATCCGTGTCCAGTGGAAAAACCACCCTTAAAAAGCTGTATCAGATCAATCTGGCAGCAGGTAGTGGTTAATGTTAAAAAATCTAAATCATGAATATGTATATCCCCTTCCATATGTGCTTTGGAATGGGCTGGGTTAAGTACATACATTTCATAGAACTGCTTGGCACCTTCTGATCCATATTTCAGCATAGTTCCCATGGCAGTATCACCGTCAATATTTGCATTTTCCCTCTTAATATCATTTTCTTTTGCTTCTTTAAATGTTAAATCTTCATAAATCTTCATTAACCTGGTGTTCATTTCCCGTATGCGGGTTCTTTCAGCCCTGTACAGAATATACTCTTTTGCTGTTCTTGCATGTCCATTTTCTATCAGGATTTTTTCTACAGCATCCTGGATTTCTTCTACAGTAGGAGCGTCCGTATGTTTTATTTCAACAAGATATAGTTCTGCCTGCCTTGCCAGGTATCTGGCCATTTCGTAGTCATTTCCTCCTAAAACCTGAGCGGCTTTATAGATTGCAGCTGCAATTTTATCTATATCAAATTTAGCCGTACGGCCATCTCTTTTTTTAATAAACTGTATTACATCCATTCTTTTTCTCCTCCTGTACTTTTCCGAAACAATAAAAAATGCAAAGCTTTGATTTTCAGGGTTTTACAACATTTATTGCTATATTTATGTATGATTGCTGTGAGCTGCACCATATCTAGTGCAGCCACAATAAAAATTATACCCAGTAAATAATTAAAGTCAACAAAAAAAAACGTTAAAAGTCTTTAAATAATTTGTCGATTTTTCTGCAAACGTTTATATAACTTATTCTAAGCATTATAAAAAAATTTGCCATAAAAATAACACAGAGTAAATCTGTTGTTATCAAGGTATAACTAACTTGTTATTTACTCTGTGCAACTTAAAATCTTCTCTTGTAAATATACTATATATAGTATATCACGTTCATCTATTTATCATGAACTTTTCCATAATACTCTGAACGGAGTATTGACAGCAAATGCAGGTCATAATATTTTCCATTCTTCTTGCAGGCATTACGGGCAAGACCTTCATGCTTAAATCCAATCTTACTGTATAGTGTGGCAGCAATGTTATTTCCTTCAAAATGATCTAATGTAACTCTTTCCATATGCAAATTCATAAAACAATATTCCAAAAGCAGTCTTAAGGATTCTTCTCCATATCCCTTGCTTCTGTTTTCTTTATCTCCAATATATATTCTGGTTATATCCAGAGAATCACTTTCTTTATCTATTCTGCTTATGTATATTCGACCGATAGGAAAATCCTCTTTACAAATTGTATACTGTAATTTTGTTTCGTCAAGTTCTCTTGCAACAAATTCCCTGACGATATCTTCATAAGAACGATCCGAATCCATGCTGAAAAATTCCGTAACAGAGGGATCTGTCTCCCATTTTGCAAACAGCTCACAGTCACTGAAAATTGTTGGCCGTATTAATATATTCTTTGATTCCATTAATATCTCCTCCTCCCAAAGTCTCCCAACTTACTCTTAAATTATGAAGATTTTATTAAATTACTGTAATTTTTTAATGCATTATGTTATTATAATCAAGCACATTATTATTATAATGTAAAATACCTAAAATATAAAGAGTTTAATGCAATATAGGAGTAGTTTATGAAAAAAATAATATCATTAGTTCTAATAACCGTATTGGTACTATTATCTTGTACTGGTTGTTTTAACAAAAGTCAGACTGAATTTGAAGAGAAATTAGCTTCACAGCTAAATCTTATCTATAGTGATTTATTAAAAAACCTTCCTGATACTAAGGATATTGAAGCGCAGAAAGAATATCTGCTTAATTGGGCTGGCAGTCACAATATACCTGTTTCTTATGACAAACAAAATAATATTATTATGTCAAAGAAAGCCACAAAGGGCTATGAAAATGCTCAGGCTACAACATTTCAATGCTCTATTGGAACAGGAAAGCCATCCGAACAATATGAGGCCATTGCCACTGCTCTGTACTTAATTGACAAAGTTGAAAAGCATGGATTCATCCGAGTACTTTTTACAACTGCTACGGATACTCAGTTAACAGGTGCACAATCTATAAGTACCAATTACCTTCATGGAAATAATCTGATCAATCTTACATGGGCGGAGAAAACAGCTTTCACTATAGGCAGTGCAGGAACCTCTGAATATGATTTTTCTAAACAGTTACAGTGGATTCAGCCTACTTACCCAAATGCATATGAAATTTCCATCAAAAATTTAAATGGAGGCAGCTCAGGCATAACTTCAGGCACTCACCCAAATCCTATTAAAACCATCGGAGATTTTTTAGCATCTGCAAAAAGCAAAGGTGTTTTGATTGAACTGGCGTCTTTTAATGGTGGGGATGCTGCTGTAAATTATCCTTCCGGTGCAACAGCTGTTGTATTAATCAATGATAATGATGTAAGCCGATTCCAAAAATGGTTTGAAAATGACGCATCAAAATTTAAAGACAAATATGGGGATACGGAAGAACATTACACTTATACCATGACACCTGTTGCCGCTCCTCAAAATGTTATTTCAAAAGATGACAGTACAAAAGTCTTTAGCTTGCTGTATACTATGATAAATGGTGTTTACTCAAAGTCAGATGAAGGAGATATCATCGCTACTTCAAACATTGGAACCATCAGAACCAATACTGGAAATCTGGATGTGACAATTTGTGCAAGAAGCCTTAACGACAGTACCTTAAAGGAAATTTCTTCTACCTTTGAAGTTATTTGTGGGCTAAATGATGTTTCTTACAAAGTAACAAATCAGTTCCCTATCTGGAGCGGAAATGAAGAAAGTACTTTACTCCTGAGATTGACCGATTTGTTCCAAAAAGATTTTGACAAGAAAGTAAAAAGTAAATCCACTATGAACAATACCGAATGCGCGATTTTCAAAACCCGTAGTGAAAATTTAGATATTATATCAATGAGCGTAAACTTTGAAAATGGAATCACTGAAATCGAAGCACTCCAGCATTTCCTTGAATCCTTAAATGAATCATGGAAACCAGCTGCAAAGGATTCTGAGCAGTAAGAAAAATAACAGCCTGAAATCATCACAAGATTTCAGGCTGTTTGTTTATAATTTATGACCCTGAGCGGTTCTGAGATTAAAATATAATCTACCTATAAAGTCTTCTGGTTCATCATCATTTTCTAAAGAAGCTACGGCATAGGTAAAACTAATATCCAATTTTATCCCTTCAAACTCTGATGCAGATTTTGTTACTTCCTCATGAATCTTTCCACAGATATCTTCCATCTCCTGGGTTGTTTTATTGATGAAAAAAATTCCCATTTCATCTGGTCCTAAACGCCCAGCCAGCCCTCCATTAGATTCTGCACATTTTGCCATAACTTCTGCAACATATTGCAGCACTTCATTTCCTAAATTATAACCGTATAAGGAATTAATCTGGGTGTAATTATCAATATCGATGGCTGCTCCCACTAACGTATTAAACGCCACTTCCTTTTCTAAGAAATCATCAAGATAGTTCTTTATGTAATCCAGATTATATAAGCCTGTCAAGATGTCTCTCACCGCCAATTCATTAAACTGCGAAACAATATTTTCCACATTTTTGTTTTCTGCACGATAATAATTGAATCCAAGCATACTGGAAGTTATATCTTTGATTAATTCCATGGCTAACATTTTATCCTTTATTTTAACGGGCCTTGAAATAATCAACATAACTTTTCCATGTAAAAATTCCAGTTTTACATACTGTCTTTGTTTCACATAGGCATACTTTGAAACGCAGTTTGAACACGCTTCGTCTCTGCCCCAATATTCATAACAACAATCTTCTTGCTTTTTCAGATTGCCATCCTGGTCATAATCAAATATCTCATGGGTTTTAGGATCAACCAATCTATAAAAATCAAATATATTTTCTCCTGCACAATATGATTTAAGTGACTCATTTATTTGTTTAAATTCAAACATAGCAATCTCCTTTTCACATACACATTTACATATATTACTCGTTCCTTAAATAGATTTTAACATATATGATATACAAATTCTCAAAAAATTTTAAGAATTTCAAATAATTTGCAGTAATAATCTGCAAAGATGCTGTTTTTTCGCCAGATAAAAGTCATATCATGCTGAATATCTAAATCCTTAATCATTATTTTTCTAAGAATTTTATCTTTTAATTCATTTTTTACGGCCGCTTCATATAAAAAAGTTATGCCGCAATCATTTGCTGTTAAAAATTTTATAACGTTCATGTTACTGATTTCCACTTTATTTTTAAAATCACTTAATGCATAATTCTTACCCTCCAGTGCCCTTTCCAGAATTTCTCTGGTTCCGGAACCTTCTTCACGCAGGATTAAAGTTTCACCAAACAAGTCCTCAATTTTTTCTGGCTCTTTTTTAAATACATGATTTCGTGAACATACTGCAATATAATTCTCTCTGGAATACAATCTGTGGTCATACTGATTTTTAGTAAAATACCCTTCTACCACTGCAAAATCTATCACGCCTTTATCCAGTTTCTCTAAAAGTTCACTGGTATTGGCCACATACATTTTCAATGATATATCTTTTTGAGACTTTAAATACTCGCATACTTTTTCAGGTATTAAAAACTCACCAATAGTTAAAGTAGCACCAAAGTGAATATTTTTATTTTTACTGAATCCTGATTTAATCTGTTCTTTCAGATGAATTTCATCATGCTGCATGGTAATAAAGGAATCCAGGAGAAATTTTCCGGACTCAGTCAGATTCATTTTTTTACCATTAAATTCGAATAATTTTGTTTCATACTCACTTTCAAGATAATGTATGTGCTGAGAAACCGCTGGCTGTGTGATATTTAACTTTTCTGCAGCCTTCGTATAGTTCATGTATTCACAAACGGTTATAAAAGTTTCAATTCTGAAATCCAACATAATGTCACCTCAAATAAAAATGTTATTAATATATTTTACCACTAAATCAGGTTATATGATAATAAATTATTATGTTTATATAATATATTATAATTTTACATTATAATAGTTTCCTGTTAAACTCAAGTTACAAAAACATTTAGTGAGGTGACATATGAACTTTATTCGTACAAATTTCAAGGGAATACTACTATGTATAACGATTGCTATACCATCCTGGCTTTTAGGAAAGCATTTTCCACTGATTGGTGGTCCTGTATTTGGCATAATTATCGGTATGATTGTTACAATGTGGTTTAAATCTAAAGAAAGTTTTCAGACAGGTATCAACTTTACTTCAAAAAAAATACTGCAGTATGCAGTTATTTTGCTGGGCTTTGGACTTAATTTATCCGTTATTTTTTCAACAGGTAAACAGTCTTTACCTATTATCCTTTCCACTATTACAACTTCACTTATTATGGCCTATATCCTTCATAAAGCCATGCACATACCATCCAAAATTTCCACTTTGATAGGGGTGGGTTCATCTATCTGCGGAGGTTCTGCGATTGCTGCAACAGCTCCAGTTATAGATGCAAGCGATGAAGAAGTTGCACAATCCATTTCAGTAATATTTTTATTTAATGTAATAGCTGCACTGATTTTTCCTTCTTTAGGCTCCATTCTGGGTATGTCTACAGAAGGGTTTGGATTATTTGCAGGGACTGCCATTAATGATACTTCCTCCGTAACGGCTGCTGCTTCAGCATGGGATGGAATTCATCATGGAAGTAATGCCTTAGAAATAGCCACCATAGTAAAGCTCACAAGAACTCTGGCTATTATTCCCATCACACTGGCACTTGCCTTCCTTCGCACAAGAAAAGAAAAAGCTGCCAATACAAATGTAAAGGTCAAAAATATTTTTCCTTTTTTCATCCTGTATTTTCTGCTGGCTTCAGTAATCACAACGGTTTTTAGCCTGTCACCTGTCATAACTGCTCCAATTAAAGAATTGAGTAAATTCTTTATTATTATGGCAATGTCAGCAATCGGTTTAAATACAAATATTATAAAATTAATAAAAAATGGAGGAAAGCCAATTTTTATGGGAATATGCTGCTGGCTGGGAATTACTCTGGTGAGCATACTTATGCAAATGGCACTGGGTATCATGTAATAAGCTAGTTTACGTTGTGACACATGAAATCCACAATATTATTAATCATCTCAGGTTTTACCTGATGTCTGGTTTCCGGAATCATAACAAGCGTCACTCTGGGATTGATTTTTGATAAAGTATCCTTTAACATGTTTACGCCATTACTGTTTACATATTGATCCATTTCACCATTTTGCATGAGAACAGCTACATCTTTTAAATTTCTGTAGTCTTTGTAAGGTGAGTTATCAAGAATATAC carries:
- a CDS encoding LysR family transcriptional regulator, whose translation is MLDFRIETFITVCEYMNYTKAAEKLNITQPAVSQHIHYLESEYETKLFEFNGKKMNLTESGKFLLDSFITMQHDEIHLKEQIKSGFSKNKNIHFGATLTIGEFLIPEKVCEYLKSQKDISLKMYVANTSELLEKLDKGVIDFAVVEGYFTKNQYDHRLYSRENYIAVCSRNHVFKKEPEKIEDLFGETLILREEGSGTREILERALEGKNYALSDFKNKVEISNMNVIKFLTANDCGITFLYEAAVKNELKDKILRKIMIKDLDIQHDMTFIWRKNSIFADYYCKLFEILKIF
- a CDS encoding YeiH family protein; translation: MNFIRTNFKGILLCITIAIPSWLLGKHFPLIGGPVFGIIIGMIVTMWFKSKESFQTGINFTSKKILQYAVILLGFGLNLSVIFSTGKQSLPIILSTITTSLIMAYILHKAMHIPSKISTLIGVGSSICGGSAIAATAPVIDASDEEVAQSISVIFLFNVIAALIFPSLGSILGMSTEGFGLFAGTAINDTSSVTAAASAWDGIHHGSNALEIATIVKLTRTLAIIPITLALAFLRTRKEKAANTNVKVKNIFPFFILYFLLASVITTVFSLSPVITAPIKELSKFFIIMAMSAIGLNTNIIKLIKNGGKPIFMGICCWLGITLVSILMQMALGIM